The following proteins are encoded in a genomic region of Coffea eugenioides isolate CCC68of chromosome 6, Ceug_1.0, whole genome shotgun sequence:
- the LOC113775995 gene encoding sorting nexin 1 isoform X2, which translates to MIPTLQRSGSGSTQSPRSPSSQEPFLSVSVIDPAKMGNGVQAYISYKVITKTNLPDYQGPEKIVIRRYSDFVWLRDRLFEKYKGIFIPPLPEKSTVEKFRFTAEFIEMRRQALDIFVNRIASHIILQQSEDLRIFLQADEQTMERARSQEIGIFKKKPADLMQIFKDVQSKVSDVVLGKEKPVEESTPEYEKLKRYIFELEDHLGEAQKHAYRLVKRHRELGQSLSEFGKAVKLLGICEDNALGKVFSEVGDKAEIVSVKMQREAHHLLMNFEESLKDYVRAVQSIKATIAERANAFKQQCELAETIKFKEIDLNKLRLTRSEKLADAEREYDVLKADGEEATRRFEAIVQLMNEEIVRFQEQKTLDMGLAFHEFAKGQAHLANGIAEAWRSLLPKLEACASS; encoded by the exons ATGATCCCGACG CTGCAAAGGAGTGGATCGGGGTCAACGCAGAGCCCTAGATCCCCGTCGTCGCAAGAGCCGTTTTTATCAGTATCAGTGATTGATCCAGCTAAGATGGGCAATGGCGTTCAAGCTTATATCTCCTACAAAGTTATCACTAAG ACAAATTTGCCAGATTATCAAGGGCCAGAGAAGATTGTTATTCGTAGATATAGTGATTTTGTGTGGTTGCGAGATCGTCTTTTTGAGAAGTACAAGGGAATCTTTATCCCTCCTCTTCCGGAGAAGAGCACAGTAG AAAAATTTAGGTTCACTGCTGAGTTCATCGAAATGCGGCGTCAAGCACTTGATATATTTGTCAACCGGATAGCTTCTCATATCATTCTTCAGCAGAGTGAGGACCTGAGAATCTTTTTGCAGGCAGATGAACAG ACAATGGAAAGAGCAAGATCACAAGAGATTGGTATCTTCAAGAAGAAACCAGCTGATTTGATGCAGATTTTCAAG GATGTACAGTCAAAGGTGAGTGATGTTGTTCTTGGAAAGGAGAAACCTGTTGAAGAATCGACTCCTGAGTATGAGAAACTAAAACGTTATATATTTGAGCTTGAAGATCACTTAGGTGAAGCTCAGAAGCATGCCTATCGTCTTGTAAAAAGACATAGAG AGTTGGGGCAATCTCTGTCAGAGTTTGGGAAGGCAGTCAAGCTGCTTGGTATATGTGAAGATAATGCTCTCGGTAAGGTATTTTCTGAGGTTGGGGACAAAGCAGAAATAGTCTCGGTTAAGATGCAGAGGGAG GCTCACCACCTGTTGATGAACTTTGAAGAATCTTTGAAAGACTATGTTCGTGCTGTACAGTCAATTAAG GCTACAATAGCTGAGAGGGCAAATGCATTTAAGCAGCAATGTGAATTGGCTGAAACTATAAAGTTCAAGGAAATTGATCT GAACAAACTTAGGCTAACGCGTTCAGAAAAATTGGCTGACGCTGAGCGTGAATATGACGTG CTGAAGGCTGATGGTGAGGAAGCAACAAGAAGATTTGAGGCAATCGTCCAGCtaatgaatgaagaaattgtcCGATTTCAAGAACAAAAGACACTGGATATGGGGCTTGCTTTTCATGAATTTGCTAAGGGACAAGCACATTTAGCAAATGGTATTGCTGAAGCCTGGCGGAGTCTTCTTCCAAAGCTTGAAGCTTGTGCTTCCTCGTAG
- the LOC113775995 gene encoding sorting nexin 1 isoform X1, with the protein MIPTQLQRSGSGSTQSPRSPSSQEPFLSVSVIDPAKMGNGVQAYISYKVITKTNLPDYQGPEKIVIRRYSDFVWLRDRLFEKYKGIFIPPLPEKSTVEKFRFTAEFIEMRRQALDIFVNRIASHIILQQSEDLRIFLQADEQTMERARSQEIGIFKKKPADLMQIFKDVQSKVSDVVLGKEKPVEESTPEYEKLKRYIFELEDHLGEAQKHAYRLVKRHRELGQSLSEFGKAVKLLGICEDNALGKVFSEVGDKAEIVSVKMQREAHHLLMNFEESLKDYVRAVQSIKATIAERANAFKQQCELAETIKFKEIDLNKLRLTRSEKLADAEREYDVLKADGEEATRRFEAIVQLMNEEIVRFQEQKTLDMGLAFHEFAKGQAHLANGIAEAWRSLLPKLEACASS; encoded by the exons ATGATCCCGACG CAGCTGCAAAGGAGTGGATCGGGGTCAACGCAGAGCCCTAGATCCCCGTCGTCGCAAGAGCCGTTTTTATCAGTATCAGTGATTGATCCAGCTAAGATGGGCAATGGCGTTCAAGCTTATATCTCCTACAAAGTTATCACTAAG ACAAATTTGCCAGATTATCAAGGGCCAGAGAAGATTGTTATTCGTAGATATAGTGATTTTGTGTGGTTGCGAGATCGTCTTTTTGAGAAGTACAAGGGAATCTTTATCCCTCCTCTTCCGGAGAAGAGCACAGTAG AAAAATTTAGGTTCACTGCTGAGTTCATCGAAATGCGGCGTCAAGCACTTGATATATTTGTCAACCGGATAGCTTCTCATATCATTCTTCAGCAGAGTGAGGACCTGAGAATCTTTTTGCAGGCAGATGAACAG ACAATGGAAAGAGCAAGATCACAAGAGATTGGTATCTTCAAGAAGAAACCAGCTGATTTGATGCAGATTTTCAAG GATGTACAGTCAAAGGTGAGTGATGTTGTTCTTGGAAAGGAGAAACCTGTTGAAGAATCGACTCCTGAGTATGAGAAACTAAAACGTTATATATTTGAGCTTGAAGATCACTTAGGTGAAGCTCAGAAGCATGCCTATCGTCTTGTAAAAAGACATAGAG AGTTGGGGCAATCTCTGTCAGAGTTTGGGAAGGCAGTCAAGCTGCTTGGTATATGTGAAGATAATGCTCTCGGTAAGGTATTTTCTGAGGTTGGGGACAAAGCAGAAATAGTCTCGGTTAAGATGCAGAGGGAG GCTCACCACCTGTTGATGAACTTTGAAGAATCTTTGAAAGACTATGTTCGTGCTGTACAGTCAATTAAG GCTACAATAGCTGAGAGGGCAAATGCATTTAAGCAGCAATGTGAATTGGCTGAAACTATAAAGTTCAAGGAAATTGATCT GAACAAACTTAGGCTAACGCGTTCAGAAAAATTGGCTGACGCTGAGCGTGAATATGACGTG CTGAAGGCTGATGGTGAGGAAGCAACAAGAAGATTTGAGGCAATCGTCCAGCtaatgaatgaagaaattgtcCGATTTCAAGAACAAAAGACACTGGATATGGGGCTTGCTTTTCATGAATTTGCTAAGGGACAAGCACATTTAGCAAATGGTATTGCTGAAGCCTGGCGGAGTCTTCTTCCAAAGCTTGAAGCTTGTGCTTCCTCGTAG
- the LOC113775699 gene encoding uncharacterized protein LOC113775699 isoform X2 codes for MVSNASVTGRHLFPLTQAFHATKCLFRQSILCPPPAIGSRDKYNLLIHARSFSSKRTLRKALKATTGNDAISSANDYEDGVSLGTMKLPLDTDLAKFETLLFQVDKIAGGARLGFITIGDGKTEVLVYIDCLVFPATDSSGPIFRAIRNGPLKAQSPPGEPRIMRSLLAALQKSVEIARV; via the exons ATGGTTAGTAACGCAAGTGTAACTGGTAGACATCTCTTTCCCTTAACGCAAGCTTTTCACGCGACAAAATGTCTGTTCCGCCAATCAATTCTGTGTCCTCCACCAGCAATTGGCTCCCGGGACAAATATAATCTATTAATCCACGCTCGttcattttcaagcaaaaggaCTCTGCGTAAGGCCTTGAAGGCAACCACGGGAAACGACGCCATATCATCCGCCAATGATTACGAGGACGGCGTGTCGTTAGGAACCATGAAGCTCCCATTAGATACTGACCTTGCAAAATTCGAAACCTTGCTTTTTCAG GTTGACAAAATTGCAGGTGGAGCTAGACTTGGCTTTATTACCATTGGAGACGGGAAAACCGAAGTACTAGTCTACATAGATTGCTTAGTTTTTCCAGCCACTGACAGTTCAGGTCCAATTTTTCGGGCCATAAGGAATGGACCCTTGAAAGCTCAGTCACCTCCTGGAGAGCCAAGAATCATGAGAAGCCTTCTAGCAGCTCTTCAAAAATCAGTGGAAATTGCCAGAGTATAA
- the LOC113775699 gene encoding uncharacterized protein LOC113775699 isoform X1 yields MVSNASVTGRHLFPLTQAFHATKCLFRQSILCPPPAIGSRDKYNLLIHARSFSSKRTLRKALKATTGNDAISSANDYEDGVSLGTMKLPLDTDLAKFETLLFQWGNSLCQGANLPLPVPLKVDKIAGGARLGFITIGDGKTEVLVYIDCLVFPATDSSGPIFRAIRNGPLKAQSPPGEPRIMRSLLAALQKSVEIARV; encoded by the exons ATGGTTAGTAACGCAAGTGTAACTGGTAGACATCTCTTTCCCTTAACGCAAGCTTTTCACGCGACAAAATGTCTGTTCCGCCAATCAATTCTGTGTCCTCCACCAGCAATTGGCTCCCGGGACAAATATAATCTATTAATCCACGCTCGttcattttcaagcaaaaggaCTCTGCGTAAGGCCTTGAAGGCAACCACGGGAAACGACGCCATATCATCCGCCAATGATTACGAGGACGGCGTGTCGTTAGGAACCATGAAGCTCCCATTAGATACTGACCTTGCAAAATTCGAAACCTTGCTTTTTCAG TGGGGGAACAGTCTCTGCCAAGGTGCCAATTTACCACTACCAGTACCTCTTAAG GTTGACAAAATTGCAGGTGGAGCTAGACTTGGCTTTATTACCATTGGAGACGGGAAAACCGAAGTACTAGTCTACATAGATTGCTTAGTTTTTCCAGCCACTGACAGTTCAGGTCCAATTTTTCGGGCCATAAGGAATGGACCCTTGAAAGCTCAGTCACCTCCTGGAGAGCCAAGAATCATGAGAAGCCTTCTAGCAGCTCTTCAAAAATCAGTGGAAATTGCCAGAGTATAA
- the LOC113775699 gene encoding uncharacterized protein LOC113775699 isoform X3, translating into MVSNASVTGRHLFPLTQAFHATKCLFRQSILCPPPAIGSRDKYNLLIHARSFSSKRTLRKALKATTGNDAISSANDYEDGVSLGTMKLPLDTDLAKFETLLFQWGNSLCQG; encoded by the exons ATGGTTAGTAACGCAAGTGTAACTGGTAGACATCTCTTTCCCTTAACGCAAGCTTTTCACGCGACAAAATGTCTGTTCCGCCAATCAATTCTGTGTCCTCCACCAGCAATTGGCTCCCGGGACAAATATAATCTATTAATCCACGCTCGttcattttcaagcaaaaggaCTCTGCGTAAGGCCTTGAAGGCAACCACGGGAAACGACGCCATATCATCCGCCAATGATTACGAGGACGGCGTGTCGTTAGGAACCATGAAGCTCCCATTAGATACTGACCTTGCAAAATTCGAAACCTTGCTTTTTCAG TGGGGGAACAGTCTCTGCCAAG GTTGA
- the LOC113775550 gene encoding protein ORANGE-LIKE, chloroplastic isoform X2, whose amino-acid sequence MGSSSCLYSLVPSLHPSHVNFSKNLSFLSSSRVASPQGGALLNKSSTPQRIVCSSTDDPNSMPSRENIPSFCIIEGPETVEDFVQMQLQEIQENIRSRRNKIFLLMEEVRRLRVQQHIKSIKVSDGTGEQENEMPDIPSSIPFLPHVTPKTLKQLYLTSFSFVSGIIVFGGLIAPTLELKLGLGGTSYEDFIHTLHLPMQLSQVDPIVASFSGGAVGVISALMLIEVNNVEQQEKKRCKYCHGSGYLACARCSASGTCLKFEPILTSSDSIRQLHGPTTQRCQNCSGSGKVMCPTCLCTGMAMASEHDPRIDPFD is encoded by the exons ATGGGTTCTTCTTCGTGTCTATACTCTTTGGTGCCATCACTGCATCCTTCACATGTTAATTTCTCCAAGAACCTTAGTTTCTTGAGCTCTTCCAGAGTTGCAAGTCCCCAAGGCGGAGCTTTGCTCAACAAGTCTTCGACACCTCAAAGAATAGTATGTTCCTCTACAGATGATCCCAATTCTATGCCTTCCCGGGAGAATATCCCAAG TTTCTGCATTATAGAAGGGCCAGAAACAGTTGAGGATTTTGTACAAATGCAGCTGCAGGAGATACAAGAGAACATTAGGAGCAGGCGCAATAAAATCTTTCTCCTCATGGAGGAG GTACGGAGGTTAAGAGTACAACAACACATAAAGAGCATAAAAGTTTCTGATGGGACGGGTGAACAGGAAAATGAGATGCCTGATATCCCCTCATCAATTCCTTTTCTCCCTCATGTG ACGCCAAAGACGCTGAAGCAGCTCTATCTAACAAGTTTTTCGTTTGTATCTGGAATAATTGTCTTTGGGGGGCTTATTGCACCAACT TTGGAGCTGAAATTAGGTTTGGGTGGCACGTCATATGAAGATTTCATCCACACTTTGCATTTGCCTATGCAATTAAG TCAGGTCGATCCAATAGTGGCATCCTTTTCAGGAGGCGCAGTGGGGGTTATTTCTGCTTTGATGTTAATAGAAGTGAACAATGTTGagcaacaagagaagaaaagatgCAAGTATTGCCATGGAAGTG GATACTTGGCATGCGCCCGTTGTTCTGCTAGTGGCACGTGCTTAAAATTCGAACCCATCTTGACTAGCAGTGATTCCATCCGCCAATTGCATGGACCAACTACTCAGAGGTGTCAAAATTGCTCAGGCTCAGGAAAG GTGATGTGCCCGACATGCCTTTGCACTGGGATGGCCATGGCAAGTGAACATGACCCTCGAATAGATCCCTTCGATTAA
- the LOC113775550 gene encoding protein ORANGE-LIKE, chloroplastic isoform X3, with amino-acid sequence MGSSSCLYSLVPSLHPSHVNFSKNLSFLSSSRVASPQGGALLNKSSTPQRIVCSSTDDPNSMPSRENIPSSFCIIEGPETVEDFVQMQLQEIQENIRSRRNKIFLLMEEVRRLRVQQHIKSIKVSDGTGEQENEMPDIPSSIPFLPHVTPKTLKQLYLTSFSFVSGIIVFGGLIAPTLELKLGLGGTSYEDFIHTLHLPMQLSQVDPIVASFSGGAVGVISALMLIEVNNVEQQEKKRCKYCHGSVIPSANCMDQLLRGVKIAQAQER; translated from the exons ATGGGTTCTTCTTCGTGTCTATACTCTTTGGTGCCATCACTGCATCCTTCACATGTTAATTTCTCCAAGAACCTTAGTTTCTTGAGCTCTTCCAGAGTTGCAAGTCCCCAAGGCGGAGCTTTGCTCAACAAGTCTTCGACACCTCAAAGAATAGTATGTTCCTCTACAGATGATCCCAATTCTATGCCTTCCCGGGAGAATATCCCAAG CAGTTTCTGCATTATAGAAGGGCCAGAAACAGTTGAGGATTTTGTACAAATGCAGCTGCAGGAGATACAAGAGAACATTAGGAGCAGGCGCAATAAAATCTTTCTCCTCATGGAGGAG GTACGGAGGTTAAGAGTACAACAACACATAAAGAGCATAAAAGTTTCTGATGGGACGGGTGAACAGGAAAATGAGATGCCTGATATCCCCTCATCAATTCCTTTTCTCCCTCATGTG ACGCCAAAGACGCTGAAGCAGCTCTATCTAACAAGTTTTTCGTTTGTATCTGGAATAATTGTCTTTGGGGGGCTTATTGCACCAACT TTGGAGCTGAAATTAGGTTTGGGTGGCACGTCATATGAAGATTTCATCCACACTTTGCATTTGCCTATGCAATTAAG TCAGGTCGATCCAATAGTGGCATCCTTTTCAGGAGGCGCAGTGGGGGTTATTTCTGCTTTGATGTTAATAGAAGTGAACAATGTTGagcaacaagagaagaaaagatgCAAGTATTGCCATGGAAGTG TGATTCCATCCGCCAATTGCATGGACCAACTACTCAGAGGTGTCAAAATTGCTCAGGCTCAGGAAAG GTGA
- the LOC113775550 gene encoding protein ORANGE-LIKE, chloroplastic isoform X1, with translation MGSSSCLYSLVPSLHPSHVNFSKNLSFLSSSRVASPQGGALLNKSSTPQRIVCSSTDDPNSMPSRENIPSSFCIIEGPETVEDFVQMQLQEIQENIRSRRNKIFLLMEEVRRLRVQQHIKSIKVSDGTGEQENEMPDIPSSIPFLPHVTPKTLKQLYLTSFSFVSGIIVFGGLIAPTLELKLGLGGTSYEDFIHTLHLPMQLSQVDPIVASFSGGAVGVISALMLIEVNNVEQQEKKRCKYCHGSGYLACARCSASGTCLKFEPILTSSDSIRQLHGPTTQRCQNCSGSGKVMCPTCLCTGMAMASEHDPRIDPFD, from the exons ATGGGTTCTTCTTCGTGTCTATACTCTTTGGTGCCATCACTGCATCCTTCACATGTTAATTTCTCCAAGAACCTTAGTTTCTTGAGCTCTTCCAGAGTTGCAAGTCCCCAAGGCGGAGCTTTGCTCAACAAGTCTTCGACACCTCAAAGAATAGTATGTTCCTCTACAGATGATCCCAATTCTATGCCTTCCCGGGAGAATATCCCAAG CAGTTTCTGCATTATAGAAGGGCCAGAAACAGTTGAGGATTTTGTACAAATGCAGCTGCAGGAGATACAAGAGAACATTAGGAGCAGGCGCAATAAAATCTTTCTCCTCATGGAGGAG GTACGGAGGTTAAGAGTACAACAACACATAAAGAGCATAAAAGTTTCTGATGGGACGGGTGAACAGGAAAATGAGATGCCTGATATCCCCTCATCAATTCCTTTTCTCCCTCATGTG ACGCCAAAGACGCTGAAGCAGCTCTATCTAACAAGTTTTTCGTTTGTATCTGGAATAATTGTCTTTGGGGGGCTTATTGCACCAACT TTGGAGCTGAAATTAGGTTTGGGTGGCACGTCATATGAAGATTTCATCCACACTTTGCATTTGCCTATGCAATTAAG TCAGGTCGATCCAATAGTGGCATCCTTTTCAGGAGGCGCAGTGGGGGTTATTTCTGCTTTGATGTTAATAGAAGTGAACAATGTTGagcaacaagagaagaaaagatgCAAGTATTGCCATGGAAGTG GATACTTGGCATGCGCCCGTTGTTCTGCTAGTGGCACGTGCTTAAAATTCGAACCCATCTTGACTAGCAGTGATTCCATCCGCCAATTGCATGGACCAACTACTCAGAGGTGTCAAAATTGCTCAGGCTCAGGAAAG GTGATGTGCCCGACATGCCTTTGCACTGGGATGGCCATGGCAAGTGAACATGACCCTCGAATAGATCCCTTCGATTAA
- the LOC113776068 gene encoding protein ABHD11, translating into MSRTLSLVTKPGSKLLNRFLILPCPNPILHQSSRTLETLAFEEVLSSPDKPYTYTAFILHGLLGSGRNWRSFSRSLASSLSGWRMVMVDLRNHGKSAEITGLSPPHTIGSAARDLADLVKSKGWDWPDVVIGHSLGGKVALDFARSCARGDYGEHACLLKQLWVLDSVPGKVDPEESDGEVEQVLQTLQCLPSSIPSRKWLVDHMMKRGFSKALSEWIGSNLKRSGDQETWAFNFEGAIQMFNSYRETDYWSLLDEPPKGMEIAIVRAENSDRWTQDTIQRIQRLAAKRVDEADGKVSYHVLSKSGHWVHVDNPKGLLQIVTPELASIT; encoded by the exons ATGTCTAGAACTCTATCTCTAGTAACCAAGCCCGGTTCAAAACTCCTGAACCGGTTCCTAATCTTGCCGTGCCCCAATCCGATCCTTCACCAGTCCAGTAGGACCCTCGAAACCCTAGCTTTCGAAGAAGTTTTATCCTCCCCAGACAAGCCCTACACTTATACAGCTTTCATACTTCACGGCCTCTTAGGCTCCGGTCGCAACTGGCGCTCCTTCTCCCGTTCCCTCGCTTCCTCTCTTTCAG GATGGAGGATGGTGATGGTGGATTTGAGGAATCACGGGAAGTCGGCCGAGATAACAGGACTGTCGCCACCGCATACTATAGGGAGTGCGGCTCGAGATTTGGCTGATTTGGTGAAATCAAAAGGATGGGATTGGCCTGATGTGGTTATAGGGCACTCCTTGGGTGGCAAGGTGGCCTTGGATTTCGCTCGGAGTTGTGCTCGTGGTGATTATGGGGAACATGCTTGTTTGCTCAAGCAG TTATGGGTACTTGACTCAGTCCCTGGAAAAGTAGACCCTGAGGAAAGTGATGGAGAAGTGGAGCAAGTATTGCAGACCTTGCAATGTCTACCTTCATCAATTCCATCTCGAAA ATGGTTGGTGGATCACATGATGAAGCGTGGGTTTTCAAAGGCATTGTCAGAATGGATTGGAAGCAATCTGAAGAGATCCGGAGACCAAGAGACATGGGCATTTAATTTTGAAGGTGCAATCCAGATGTTTAATTCTTATAG GGAAACAGATTATTGGTCTCTGTTGGACGAACCTCCCAAAGGGATGGAGATAGCAATCGTCCGGGCTGAGAACAGTGACAGATGGACGCAAGACACCATTCAGCGCATTCAAAGGCTTGCTGCCAAAAGAGTTGATGAAGCTGATGGGAAAGTCTCTTATCATGTTCTTTCCAAATCAGGGCACTGGGTTCATGTGGATAATCCAAAGGGCCTTCTTCAGATTGTGACTCCTGAACTTGCATCTATAACTTAG
- the LOC113775479 gene encoding 1-aminocyclopropane-1-carboxylate oxidase homolog 4-like, whose product MAAAVTTTSSDRMEQLKEFDESKMGVKGLSDSGISTIPSIFLHPPETLSDLKSSTTSCGTGIPVVDLSNLHSDFHRPKIVEQIREAASSWGFFQVVNHGVPVSVLDETIAAIKAFHEQPGEEKAKYYKRDQEGHGVMYSSNNDLYRSQAACWHDSLQLWMSPQPPKAEDIPEVCRRQVVEWDVHAKKVADTVMELLSLGLGLEAGKFKELTFSDARAVVGIIYPPCPQPDLTMGITSHTDPGIITVLLQNQVPGLQVKHGDAWVDVKPLPGGLIINMGDFLQIVSNGEYRSVQHRVLANASNEHRISIVTFFNLTKWRELGTYGPLPELLSPDKPALYRDFTLQQFYDNFYSKGLDSKSLIERIKITTCS is encoded by the exons ATGGCAGCAGCTGTGACGACTACCAGCAGTGACCGAATGGAGCAGCTGAAGGAATTTGACGAGTCCAAAATGGGAGTAAAGGGTCTATCCGACTCGGGTATCTCCACCATCCCAAGTATCTTTCTACATCCCCCGGAAACCCTCTCGGACCTCAAATCTTCTACAACATCCTGCGGCACAGGAATCCCTGTCGTCGATTTATCAAACCTTCATTCTGATTTCCACAGACCAAAGATCGTAGAACAAATCCGTGAAGCCGCAAGTAGCTGGGGTTTCTTCCAAGTAGTCAACCACGGGGTCCCTGTCTCAGTACTTGACGAGACAATCGCTGCCATTAAAGCATTCCACGAGCAGCCCGGAGAAGAAAAAGCTAAGTATTATAAGCGAGATCAAGAAGGCCATGGCGTGATGTACTCGAGCAACAACGACCTGTACCGTTCGCAAGCTGCATGTTGGCATGATTCGCTACAGTTGTGGATGTCTCCTCAGCCCCCGAAAGCGGAGGACATACCGGAGGTCTGTAGGAGGCAGGTGGTGGAGTGGGACGTGCACGCAAAGAAGGTGGCTGATACAGTGATGGAGTTGTTGAGTTTAGGGTTGGGATTGGAAGCCGGCAAGTTCAAGGAGTTGACATTTTCGGATGCTAGGGCGGTTGTAGGGATTATATACCCTCCCTGTCCCCAGCCGGATCTAACCATGGGGATTACCTCGCACACGGATCCTGGTATCATCACTGTTTTGCTGCAGAATCAGGTTCCTGGCTTGCAAGTGAAGCATGGGGATGCCTGGGTTGATGTGAAGCCCTTGCCAGGAGGGCTGATAATTAACATGGGAGATTTTCTTCAG ATAGTCTCAAATGGCGAATATAGAAGCGTGCAACACCGAGTGTTGGCAAATGCCTCCAACGAGCACCGCATCTCCATCGTTACATTTTTCAACCTGACGAAATGGAGAGAACTCGGCACATATGGACCCCTGCCGGAGTTGCTGTCGCCTGACAAACCAGCCTTGTATCGAGATTTCACCCTGCAACAGTTCTATGACAACTTTTACAGCAAAGGATTGGATAGCAAATCTCTgattgaaagaattaaaattaccaCCTGCAGCTAA
- the LOC113776413 gene encoding beta-fructofuranosidase, insoluble isoenzyme 1-like: MYYNGVYHLFYQYNPKGAVWGNIVWAHSVSTDLINWTPLDPTIFPSKPFDKYGCWSGSATVLPGNRPVILYTGIVDQNNTQVQNYAVPANLSDPYLREWVKPDNNPLIVPQAGENKTAFRDPTTAWLGRDGRWRILLGGKRKHRGVAFLYRSRDFLRWTKAKHPLHTAAGTGNWECPDFYPVPKQGSNGLDTSVLGPNVKHVLKVSLDVTRYEYYTLGSYDTDKDRYIPDDTSRDGWNGLRYDYGNFYASKSFFDHSKNRRILWGWANESDTAYDDVTKGWAGIQLIPRVITLDPNGKQLLQWPIPELESLRGENVHLSGQVLKKGDVVEVTGITAAQADVEVTFSFAASSLDLAEQFDPAWKTLDAQDVCGRRGSTVEGGLGPFGLLTLASENLEEYTPVFFRVFKAGYQHVVLMCSDARSSSLMDGLYTPSFAGFVDVDLTDKKLSLRSLIDHSVVESFGARGKTCISSRVYPTLAVSDKAHLYVFNNGTEAVKIETLDAWSMNRPRMN, encoded by the exons ATGTATTACAACGGTGTTTATCATCTATTCTACCAGTACAATCCAAAAGGTGCTGTGTGGGGCAACATTGTTTGGGCCCATTCAGTATCTACTGACCTGATCAACTGGACCCCGTTAGACCCCACCATCTTCCCATCGAAACCCTTTGACAAGTACGGCTGCTGGTCCGGGTCCGCAACTGTCCTTCCGGGGAATAGGCCCGTAATCCTCTACACTGGCATAGTAGACCAGAACAATACCCAAGTCCAGAACTACGCCGTGCCAGCCAACCTCTCTGATCCGTACCTTCGAGAGTGGGTCAAGCCCGACAACAACCCCTTAATTGTTCCCCAAGCCGGAGAAAACAAAACGGCTTTCCGTGACCCAACAACCGCTTGGTTGGGCCGGGATGGCCGCTGGAGAATCCTGCTGGGCGGTAAGAGGAAGCATCGGGGAGTGGCATTTCTGTATAGGAGCAGAGACTTCTTGAGATGGACCAAGGCAAAGCATCCATTGCACACCGCTGCGGGAACTGGAAATTGGGAATGTCCTGATTTCTACCCTGTCCCAAAGCAAGGATCAAATGGGTTGGACACGTCCGTGCTGGGCCCAAATGTTAAGCACGTCTTAAAGGTTAGCCTTGACGTTACTAGGTATGAGTACTACACCCTCGGAAGTTATGACACCGATAAAGACAGGTACATTCCGGATGATACATCGCGGGATGGTTGGAACGGTTTGAGATATGATTATGGCAACTTTTATGCTTCTAAATCGTTCTTCGATCATAGCAAGAATCGGAGGATTTTGTGGGGTTGGGCCAATGAGTCGGACACTGCTTATGATGATGTGACGAAGGGATGGGCCGGCATTCAG TTGATCCCGCGAGTAATTACGCTGGACCCCAATGGCAAACAACTGTTGCAGTGGCCAATTCCAGAATTGGAAAGTTTGAGGGGGGAAAATGTCCATTTAAGCGGTCAGGTGCTTAAAAAAGGCGACGTTGTTGAAGTGACGGGAATAACTGCAGCCCAG GCCGACGTGGAAGTGACATTCTCCTTCGCCGCCTCTAGCTTGGACCTGGCAGAACAGTTTGACCCGGCGTGGAAAACGCTTGATGCTCAGGACGTCTGCGGCCGGAGAGGCTCAACCGTTGAAGGTGGGCTTGGTCCATTTGGTCTCCTGACGCTCGCCTCCGAAAACCTGGAAGAGTACACTCCCGTGTTCTTCAGAGTTTTTAAAGCCGGATACCAGCATGTGGTTCTCATGTGCTCTGATGCTCGAAG TTCTTCTTTAATGGATGGGCTGTACACGCCTTCATTTGCGGGATTTGTAGATGTAGATTTGACCGATAAGAAGCTTTCCCTCAGGAGTTTG ATTGATCATTCAGTTGTAGAGAGTTTTGGGGCCAGAGGGAAGACGTGCATTTCATCCAGGGTTTATCCAACCTTAGCCGTTTCCGACAAGGCTCACTTATACGTATTCAATAATGGCACTGAGGCTGTTAAAATTGAGACTTTAGATGCTTGGAGCATGAATAGGCCTAGGATGAACTAA